Below is a genomic region from Streptomyces sp. RPA4-2.
GCCCGGACCCGAGCCGGTACCGCAGCCCGAACCGGGACCACCCCTCTCGTGAGCAGCCAGGCGGACGGTGATCCGGCGGACGGTGATCCGGCGAACGGGAATCCGGCGGGGTGAGACGAAGACACCCCGCGATCCGTACGACGACGAGGCCGTCACACCCCCGAGGTCGGGGAGGTGACGGCCTCGGTCCTGCGGTGCGGACGCCTACGCGTCGACCTCCGACCGGTCGTCGCCCCACAGCGTGTGGAACGAGCCCTCCCGGTCCGTACGCCGGTAGGTGTGCGCCCCGAAGAAGTCGCGCTGTCCCTGGGTCAGCGCGGCGGGCAGCCGCTCGGCGCGCAGCGCGTCGTAGTAGGCCAGGGCCGCGGAGAATCCGGGCGTCGGCACGCCTTGGCGGGTGGCGGCCACCACGACCTCGCGCCAGTCGTCCTGGGCCGCCGCGATCTCCTGGGCGAACGTGTCGTCGGACAGCAGGCTCGGCAGGTCCGGCCGGGCGTCGTACGCGGCACGGATACGGTCCAGGAACGCCGCCCGGATGATGCAGCCGCCACGCCAGATGGAGGCGACCGCGCCGAGGTCGATGTTCCAGTCGTACTCGTCGCTGCCCGCGGTGATCTCGTGGAAGCCCTGTGTGTACGACACGATCTTCGAGGCGTACAGAGCCTGCTCCACCCGGTCCGCGAAGGCCGCCGCGTCGACCTCGTCGAGCTGCTGCGCCGTGGGGCCCGCGAGGCCGCGCGAGGCAGCCCGCAGATCGGCGTGCCCGGACAGCGAGCGCGCGAAGACCGCCTCCGCGATACCGGAGACCGGGACTCCCAGGTCGAGCGCGATCTGCACGGTCCAGCGGCCCGTGCCCTTCTGCTCGGCGCGGTCCTCGACCACGTCCACGAACGGCTTGCCCGTCGCCGCGTCCACGTGCGACAGGACCTCCGCCGTGATCTCGATCAGGTACGAGTCGAGCCGGCCGGTGTTCCAGGTGCGGAAGATGTCGGCGATCTGCGCGGGGGAGTACCCGGCGACATCGCGCAGCAGCTGGTAGGCCTCGCCGATCAGCTGCATGTCGGCGTACTCGATGCCGTTGTGGACCATCTTGACGAAGTGTCCGGCGCCGTCGGGGCCGACGTGCGTCACGCACGGGGCGCCGTCCTCGGCCTTCGCGGAGATCTTCTCCAGCATGGGGCCGAGCGACTCGTACGACTCGGGCGAGCCGCCGGGCATGATGCTCGGCCCGTTCAGCGCGCCCTCCTCGCCACCGGAGACACCGGTGCCGACGAAGTGGATGCCCTGTCCGCGCAGTTCGCGTTCCCGGCGCCGGGTGTCGGCGAAGTGCGCGTTCCCACCGTCGATGATCATGTCGCCGGGCTCGAGGAGCGGGGCGAACTCCTGGATCACCGCGTCGGTCGGCTCGCCGGCCTTCACCATGATCACCAGGCGCCGCGGCCGCTCCAGCGCCGCCACGAACTCCTTCGCCGTCTCCGCGGCCACGAAGCTGCCCTCGTGACCGAACTCCTCCACCAGCGCGTTCGTCTTGGCCACGGTGCGGTTGTGCACGGCGACCGTGTAGCCGTTGCGTGCGAAGTTGCGGGCGAGGTTGCGCCCCATGACCGCGAGACCCGTGACGCCGATCTGGGCTGAAGTGCTCATACGGTTGGCTCCTAAAAGGTCCTGTAAGAGGTCCTGTATTCGGTAGTGCCGGTCGTGCTCGTCAGTATCGCCTTGGCCATCATCGCCTCCGGCCATCCTGACGCGTCGAGGATGTGTACGCAGAACAACCCCCGGGTACCTCAGCCGTCGACGCGGTGAGGCGGGGGCGATCTCCACACGAGAGATATCACCCGGTGTTTCGGATCGCCGCGCACGCCGCTCTGCCGCGAGTGGCGCTCTCCGCGGGGAGGGCGGGCGCGGGCCGCCGGCCACCCGGCCAACCCCCGGCGCAGCACGGCCGATTGCCGTCTTGTCCTGGCCTGTTCGCAGCGTTTACTTTTGCCGCTCCTGACGCATGTCGAGGGGGCTCCCACATGGCCGTACGCGGCCGGCACCGCCGGTATCAGCCGAACAGGATCAACCGCGCCTCACTCACCGTCACGGCGGGCGGTGCCGGAATGGCTCTCCCGCTCATCGCCACCGGCGTGGCGCACGCGGCCGACGTGGACACCTGGAACAAGGTCGCCGCCTGCGAGTCCGGCGACAACTGGAGCATCAACACGGGCAACGGCTACTACGGGGGGCTGCAGTTCACCCAGTCCACCTGGGAGGCGTACGGCGGCACGGTCTACGCCCACCGCGCGGATCAGGCCACCAAGGACCAGCAGATCGCCATCGCCGAGAAGGTGCTCAAGGGCCAGGGGCCCGGGGCCTGGCCGGTCTGCTCGGTACGCGCGGGCCTCAGCCGCGGCGGCGGCACGCCCGCCGTCGACCCGTCCGGCGGCTCCTCGCGGCCGGCCACCGCGAGCACCTCGCCGCAGACGGTCAAGCGTTCCGTCCGTGACGTGAAGCCGCAGACCACGCCCCAGTCGCACGCGGGCACGGCCGAGATGTACACCGTCGTCCACGGCGACACGCTCTCCGGCATCGCCGGCTCCCGGCACGTCGAGGGCGGATGGCAGCGGCTGTACGACACGAACCGGGCGACCGTCGGCTCCGACCCCGACCTGATCCTCCCCGGTCAGCGCCTTGACCTGCACGGCAAGGCCCAGGCCCCCGTGCACACGCCGAGCGCACCGGCGAAGCAGCCCGCGGATCACAAGACCACTCCGCACAAGACCACTCCGCACAAGACGACGCCGCACAAGACCACCCCGCACAAGACCACCCCGGACCACTCCACCAAGCGGCACACGCTGGTCGCCCCCGTGAACGCCGCGACGGGGACGCAGTACCACGCCGCCGGCGCGTCCTGGTCGAAGGGCTACCACACGGGCGTCGACTTCCCGGTGCCCACCGGCACCTCGGTGAAGGCGGTCGCCGCGGGCCATGTCGTCAGCGCGGGCTGGGGCGGCTCGTTCGGCTACCAGGTGGTCATCCGGCACGCCGACGGCCGCTACACGCAGTACGCCCACCTGTCGGCGATCTCCGTGAAGGACGGCCAGAGCGTGGGGGAGGGGCAGCGCATCGGCCGGTCCGGGTCCACGGGCAACAGCACGGGCCCGCATCTGCACTTCGAGGTGCGGACCGGGCCCGGCTTCGGTACCGACGTCGACCCGCTGGCGTACCTGCGGGCGGGCGGCGTCAGGATCTGACGCGGGTGCGCTGGGGCTTCGGGAGCGGCGTCGTCGGTAGGTACGGCGCGTACAGAGGGCCAAAACCAGCCACACCCCCGGACGGCGCGTCCCGCGGTGACGCGCTCTCCGGGGACGGCGCCGTCACCGCCGCCGGTATGCGGGGCACGCGGGCTTCCCCACCGTGCCCCACCCCGGCGATCCCGTTCTCGCGCCCGACGTCGCCCGCGCGGGCCGGGGGGACGGGCTGGTCGGGAAGGACGGCGAGCAGCAGCAGCTCCTCGACGGGGTCCGGCGTCGCGATGACGGGGTCCGGCGTCGCGAGGACGGCGGCGGCCGTGTCGTCCGGCCCCGCCGCGGACTCCGCGTACTCGTCCGGGGCGTCCTCGGCGGGACGCCGGGTACTGCCGATCTGCTCCGTCGTGAGGAGGATCAGACCGCCCGCGGCGACGACCCCGCAGGCCAGCGCGAGCACGGTGCCCGTCTCGCCGTAGCGGAACGTCTCACCGAACATCGTGATGCCGACGGCGGCGGCGACGACGGGGTTCACGACCGTCAGCGTGGCCAGCGGCGCGGCGAGGCCGCCGCCGCGGTAGGAGGCCTGCGACAGCAGCATCCCGGCCGTCGCGAAGACACCGATGAGCGCGAGGCTCGGCAGGTCGGAGAGCGAGACCCGGTGCTCCCAGTCGACCGCGACCGTCTTGGTGAACACCGAGGACATGCTGAAGGCCGTGCCCGATCCCACCGCGAGCAGCACACTGCGCACGGCCGGGTGCCGGTGCGCGGCGCGGCCCGCGACCATGAACGCCACCACCGCGCCGCCGGCCACCACGGCCAGCACCGTGCGCTGGGTGGTGCTCAGGGACTGCGCGTCGGCCGAGCCGACCAGCGCGAGCAGCACCGCGAGACCCACCGTGGCCATGATCGCGCCGCGCCAGGCGGTCGCCCCGGCCCGGCGGCCGACGAAGACCGCCGCCATGGGCAGGGCGAAAACGATGGTCAGCGCGCCCAGCGGCTGCACCAGGCTCAGCGGCCCGTAGGCGAGCGCCACCACGTGCAGCACACCGCCGAGGCCGGTCAGGGCGACGGCCGCCCACCAGCCGGGACGGCGCAGCGGGGCGTACGTCTGCTCGGGAGAGGTCAGCGCGACCTGTTCCTGCACGATGGCGCCGCCCGCGTACGCGACGGCGGAGACGAACGAGAGCAGGACGGACAGCGCGAGCGCGCTCATGTGTCCCTCCTCTGCGTGCGGCGTGGGCGCGGTGCCCGGCGCGGCGAACGGTCGGCCTTCATGGTGACTACGATCCCTCGTTCGGCCCTTCACGTCGTCGTACCTGAGCAGGCAATGCGTACTACTGCCGATGGAGTACGACACGCGCCGTGTCCTCCCCTGGGTGGGCGACACGAGGGGGAGGCCCGCCGGTGAAATCCCCTAGGGGGCTTGGTACTACTGGTTTTCGTGGACCTCGACCCCGATCTCGCGGCGCTCGACGCGCTCGGCGGCTTCTCCGTACTACGCACCGGCGTGCCGCCGCGCGGGCCGTTGCCGACCCTCGCCCGGACGTACGCGGCGCCGGAAGTCGATCATCCCGGAGAGGTTTACGGAGATCCGATAATTTTCCGTGTCCGGAAGGTCGCGGAGGGTCTGCGGGCCCCTGAGCCCCGCGTCGCGGCGTCGGTGGCGCAGCTGGGGCTGGCGGCCCGCCTCTGGTCGATCGCGCTGGGCGCCGCGGCGGTCTACGGGCACCTGCCCGACCTCGATCCGGAACTGCTGCGCTGGGACCCGGACGGCAGCGCTCCGGACGACCTGTGGCTGTCCGAGGTGCGCGCCCTGCCCGTGAC
It encodes:
- the gndA gene encoding NADP-dependent phosphogluconate dehydrogenase, with protein sequence MSTSAQIGVTGLAVMGRNLARNFARNGYTVAVHNRTVAKTNALVEEFGHEGSFVAAETAKEFVAALERPRRLVIMVKAGEPTDAVIQEFAPLLEPGDMIIDGGNAHFADTRRRERELRGQGIHFVGTGVSGGEEGALNGPSIMPGGSPESYESLGPMLEKISAKAEDGAPCVTHVGPDGAGHFVKMVHNGIEYADMQLIGEAYQLLRDVAGYSPAQIADIFRTWNTGRLDSYLIEITAEVLSHVDAATGKPFVDVVEDRAEQKGTGRWTVQIALDLGVPVSGIAEAVFARSLSGHADLRAASRGLAGPTAQQLDEVDAAAFADRVEQALYASKIVSYTQGFHEITAGSDEYDWNIDLGAVASIWRGGCIIRAAFLDRIRAAYDARPDLPSLLSDDTFAQEIAAAQDDWREVVVAATRQGVPTPGFSAALAYYDALRAERLPAALTQGQRDFFGAHTYRRTDREGSFHTLWGDDRSEVDA
- a CDS encoding transglycosylase family protein produces the protein MAVRGRHRRYQPNRINRASLTVTAGGAGMALPLIATGVAHAADVDTWNKVAACESGDNWSINTGNGYYGGLQFTQSTWEAYGGTVYAHRADQATKDQQIAIAEKVLKGQGPGAWPVCSVRAGLSRGGGTPAVDPSGGSSRPATASTSPQTVKRSVRDVKPQTTPQSHAGTAEMYTVVHGDTLSGIAGSRHVEGGWQRLYDTNRATVGSDPDLILPGQRLDLHGKAQAPVHTPSAPAKQPADHKTTPHKTTPHKTTPHKTTPHKTTPDHSTKRHTLVAPVNAATGTQYHAAGASWSKGYHTGVDFPVPTGTSVKAVAAGHVVSAGWGGSFGYQVVIRHADGRYTQYAHLSAISVKDGQSVGEGQRIGRSGSTGNSTGPHLHFEVRTGPGFGTDVDPLAYLRAGGVRI
- a CDS encoding DMT family transporter — encoded protein: MSALALSVLLSFVSAVAYAGGAIVQEQVALTSPEQTYAPLRRPGWWAAVALTGLGGVLHVVALAYGPLSLVQPLGALTIVFALPMAAVFVGRRAGATAWRGAIMATVGLAVLLALVGSADAQSLSTTQRTVLAVVAGGAVVAFMVAGRAAHRHPAVRSVLLAVGSGTAFSMSSVFTKTVAVDWEHRVSLSDLPSLALIGVFATAGMLLSQASYRGGGLAAPLATLTVVNPVVAAAVGITMFGETFRYGETGTVLALACGVVAAGGLILLTTEQIGSTRRPAEDAPDEYAESAAGPDDTAAAVLATPDPVIATPDPVEELLLLAVLPDQPVPPARAGDVGRENGIAGVGHGGEARVPRIPAAVTAPSPESASPRDAPSGGVAGFGPLYAPYLPTTPLPKPQRTRVRS
- a CDS encoding (2Fe-2S)-binding protein produces the protein MVLLVFVDLDPDLAALDALGGFSVLRTGVPPRGPLPTLARTYAAPEVDHPGEVYGDPIIFRVRKVAEGLRAPEPRVAASVAQLGLAARLWSIALGAAAVYGHLPDLDPELLRWDPDGSAPDDLWLSEVRALPVTAIGTVVGDGHLGPLETALRSRYRVSRGLLRGNAASALAGAWRQVDRWARTHGRTDVADRARTLAVGLLQGPGLAGTLDPRTLRRRSCCLYYRLPGGGLCGDCCFDRPPDRTGGRRGTTPRS